One genomic segment of Linepithema humile isolate Giens D197 chromosome 5, Lhum_UNIL_v1.0, whole genome shotgun sequence includes these proteins:
- the osa gene encoding trithorax group protein osa isoform X3, giving the protein MAATQAESQQNDVKLNESVKCAQKRTQVGGNSASASAKQQLDPEPDDKVSRGAAQLLKYVNRGGDTTGYEMSQYREDIGGHTAAGEVKSPREAGQAPQEPVGKQEAHDAPGHPGHPGHPFAPNVIRDYSDEYSNNKSGEFAAGKPLADYPPGKQLPEYVAKHADFPGKQLDYHGKHLMHESERVHRTAEMEEHYSTSKITESRLAYVGANPGNFSGQPRFLSGQSISQTTGPTPTLNQLLQASTPVHRFHGNYPGMGPEYQQPWPIQRPPVVPPVYPQPSQRPPQTGSPRLHTGPGGQSSPTPMQYQQYTQRYSSPTRPHAPYSHHQLNSYTTQTNHPSSLYTEQRGWNQGGPPNPPPPPSNQVTPSGQSPQRALSQSPAPPPAASPQPQATSQSQAFHNLQQRATTPNTQGIDSGELSGQNSNDSSNGPACPGTPNSQGMRPTPSPTGSTGSRSMSPAVGQQNVQMPPRPSSSQSDGSGPAPRMSHSPMTTQGAYQQPLGPSPHMHSYKMNSTGPGVVQPGPGSTALGGISPMGGGMGYAAGGTAAGQPGGYHAQSTYPPPRPHMQFPQGYPTPANSQPPPNNQYQPPNRPNNMVQYPPYTHKMGFNSVPPGMPPSPGPPQVYGGSGTTAMVPPGAPGVPVIGNMGPPASSMGPPPPSPNHISNQPPPPTSSAVSHLHTPAATPPLNHEGSPMPPPSTTPNSHPASAPTPTSHNSADLTAETSNDSGITTTASGTSAINVISTSSGTVTSVITTGPDGTSLDEGSQQSTLSNASAASGEDPAFTPKVRKEMMGGYHSHPATPQSTVPSPGAASINSIHEEYSDMNSPSWPRTPASPVFNSHVPQDPYRSKKPDSLAKLYEMDDSMERRTWLDKLVNFMDERRTPITSCPTISKNPLDLFRLYLYVKDRGGFMEVCKVTKNKTWKDIAGLLGIGASSSAAYTLRKHYTKHLLAFECHFDRGGVDPQPIINQVEAGSKKKGSKGTASVPSPGSSNSQDSFPAAGSSNTSMDGYGSYQSSYATGTPGGPSTDYTPPPPRPPSQSSAPATHQAIQQGSYQNTGSYQNYTQEQYIRPQGNALSQQGEFNQPYSPRSHYPPYVPDVDRGYPGGNMPPNNATGQDMYNRYTSGQQGPASYPTATPPTVARTNNYPSGPQAHPATVQQQTATSQPSSPSQPPAATSYSCPQDYYRQEQTGYGAPSGTQIYAGGGAANKNMPPPPPGPTQPRRHPDFAKDQQYPQYNQQRPAYPGWPNTTNQYNSNSGNNRVQYPSQQTQSPSQPPPQPQPQQGAQVVTPAPAAPAVGAMTNSQQWGSQQPTRSPSQPSLNAIAHAPPPWDHRYTNQPSPLYPTPGSHQNQLVNPMISQQPTSKREMTFPPDSVEAITPLLYKRRKLARADVAPVEAWRIMMALRSGQLAESCWALDVLNILLYDDSSVSYFGLTHLPGLLDVLLEHFSRSLSDMFESSVSDDDRYCQAADGPEVDLGAVTRPIDPEDRMKLLSTPNYTYLSRRGRPVKIVPRDDDLFVLDTRRPWDHQECESETEPWQVDANATKYIATCFQSEIGSVPFARLLRDEKPPLLQKEVDSTDLKEEAKADSVSGANETPDFTHKSGELGDKQSGKEGGERKQQQQQLDKKKKTKTLSDVLSRIKKEPVEMNDLTRELFEKKNDGFKKDCDSETTKANNNMDEHFGSDVSKNDEDSLPTQNGLNDSAPATTSNVDNSTADKAEIKTEATEEHELGTTRDDKEGPRLNIKDPAGTLKRRRISDYEDESYSRDEASLYLVTETQDNLARRCVCLSTILRNLTFIPGNEAEFAKNVTFLSLLGKLLLLHHEHPVRAQKTRNYDREEDADFADSCSSLQGESEWWWDFLHHVRENVLVMAANISGHMDLSQHPEEISRPVLDGLLHWAVCPAAHGQDPFPTVGLNSSLSPQRLALEALCKLCVTECNVDLVVATPPYSRLQRLCSVLTRLLCRSEEQVLREFGVNLLHFLSAADSGVARTIALQTPCVALLVAFIEQAESSALGVANQHGLAALRDNPESMGTSLDMLRRAAGTLLNLARHPDNRTLLLQHESRLLALVMSQILDQQVAAIVARVLFQCSRGT; this is encoded by the exons ATGGCTGCGACGCAAGCCGAGAGCCAACAAAACGATGTGAAGCTGAACGAGTCCGTGAAATGCGCACAGAAGCGTACGCAAGTCGGTGGGAATAGTGCGAGTGCTAGTGCGAAGCAGCAGCTGGATCCTGAGCCGGACGATAAAGTGTCCCGGGGCGCGGCCCAGCTGCTTAAATATGTGAATCGCGGCGGGGACACGACGGGCTACGAGATGAGTCAATACCGCGAGGACATTGGCGGACACACTGCTGCCGGTGAGGTAAAATCGCCGCGCGAGGCCGGCCAGGCGCCCCAGGAGCCCGTCGGCAAGCAAGAGGCGCATGACGCGCCCGGCCATCCCGGCCACCCGGGCCATCCGTTCGCGCCAAACGTGATACGCGACTACTCAGACGAGTACAGCAACAACAAATCCGGCGAGTTCGCCGCGGGCAAACCGCTCGCCGATTATCCGCCCGGCAAACAGTTACCGGAGTACGTGGCCAAGCATGCGGACTTTCCCGGCAAGCAGCTGGATTACCATGGTAAACACTTGATGCATGAGAGCGAGCGGGTGCACCGAACCGCCGAGATGGAGGAACACTACTCCACATCCAAGATCACGGAATCGCGTCTAGCGTACGTCGGCGCCAATCCTGGCAACTTCTCTGGCCAGCCGAGGTTTCTATCTGGACAGAGTATATCCCAGACTACTGGTCCGACACCTACGCTGAATCAGCTGCTGCAGGCGTCTACACCGGTGCATCGGTTTCATGGCAATTATCCCGGTATGGGACCCGAGTATCAACAGCCGTGGCCTATTCAAAGGCCACCGGTTGTACCTCCTGTTTATCCACAACCTAGCCAGCGACCTCCACAAACG GGTTCGCCGAGATTACACACAGGGCCAGGAGGACAAAGTTCTCCAACTCCCATGCAATATCAACAATATACCCAACGGTATTCTTCTCCTACGAGACCTCACGCACCTTATAGTCATCATCAG CTAAACTCTTATACGACGCAAACCAATCATCCCTCAAGCTTATACACAGAACAAAGGGGGTGGAATCAAGGTGGTCCACCGAATCCACCTCCACCGCCAAGTAATCAGGTCACTCCATCGGGTCAATCACCGCAGCGTGCTTTGTCTCAGTCTCCAGCTCCACCACCTGCTGCATCACCACAACCACAGGCCACCAGCCAATCTCAg gCTTTTCACAATCTGCAACAGCGAGCTACAACACCAAATACTCAAGGGATTGACTCTGGG GAATTATCAGGACAGAATAGTAATGACAGTTCGAACGGACCAGCTTGCCCAGGGACACCAAATTCTCAGGGGATGAGACCCACCCCGTCACCTACAGGATCCACAGGTTCTCGCTCGATGTCCCCTGCTGTTG GCCAACAAAACGTTCAGATGCCTCCACGTCCGTCGAGTAGTCAGTCGGATGGTAGTGGGCCAGCACCACGCATGAGTCACTCTCCTATGACCACTCAAG GAGCATACCAGCAGCCATTGGGTCCTTCACCGCACATGCACAGTTACAAAATGAACAGCACCGGTCCTGGCGTAGTGCAACCGGGACCTGGTTCGACGGCTCTCGGTGGAATCAGCCCAATGGGTGGTGGGATGGGCTATGCAGCTGGTGGGACGGCTGCGGGTCAGCCTGGGGGTTATCACGCGCAGTCCACCTATCCACCGCCGCGTCCTCACATGCAGTTTCCGCAGGGGTATCCGACGCCCGCAAACTCACAACCACCGCCCAATAATCAGTATCAACCTCCCAACAGACCCAACAATATGGTACAATACCCGCCGTACACG CATAAAATGGGCTTCAACAGTGTACCGCCGGGAATGCCGCCGAGTCCAGGACCGCCGCAGGTTTACGGTGGCAGCGGCACGACCGCGATGGTGCCGCCTGGCGCACCGGGGGTGCCCGTTATCGGTAATATGGGACCGCCGGCGAGCTCTATGGGCCCGCCACCGCCGTCTCCCAATCACATAAGCAATCAGCCACCACCGCCTACCAGCTCGGCGGTATCGCACTTGCACACCCCGGCGGCCACTCCGCCGCTGAATCACGAGGGCAGCCCGATGCCGCCGCCGAGCACCACACCAAACTCGCATCCTGCGTCGGCACCGACGCCAACCAGCCACAATTCCGCTGATCTCACAGCTGAGACTTCCAACGACAGCGGTATAACCACGACCGCTTCAG GTACATCAGCTATAAATGTCATATCTACTTCGAGTGGTACTGTGACGTCTGTAATAACAACAGGTCCAGACGGTACGTCTCTGGATGAAGGCTCGCAACAGTCAACGTTGTCTAACGCATCGGCTG CTTCTGGTGAAGATCCAGCATTTACGCCAAAAGTGCGGAAGGAAATGATGGGAGGATACCACAGCCATCCCGCGACACCACAGAGTACTGTTCCGTCTCCGGGTGCTGCTAGCATTAATTCGATTCACGAGGAGTATTCTGACATGAACAGTCCTAGTTGGCCGCGTACTCCTGCTAGTCCT gtGTTTAACAGTCATGTGCCTCAAGACCCGTACAGATCTAAG AAGCCAGATAGTCTGGCAAAGTTATACGAAATGGATGACTCGATGGAACGGAGAACCTGGCTGGACAAACTGGTCAACTTCATGGATGAACGAAGAACACCGATCACCAGTTGTCCCACCATCTCCAAGAACCCCCTCGATCTGTTTCGGCTATACCTCTACGTGAAGGATAGGGGGGGCTTCATGGAGGTATGCAAG GTCACGAAAAACAAAACATGGAAGGATATAGCCGGTCTTTTGGGCATCGGCGCGAGCAGTAGCGCTGCTTACACGTTGCGCAAGCATTACACGAAGCATCTGCTGGCGTTCGAGTGTCATTTCGATCGCGGCGGCGTGGATCCGCAGCCCATCATCAATCAAGTGGAAGCGGGCTCGAAGAAGAAGGGATCCAAGGGAACTGCTTCTGTACCATCGCCGG GTTCTTCCAATTCTCAAGACTCCTTTCCTGCTGCCGGATCGAGCAATACTTCCATGGATGGCTATGGAAGCTATCAGAGTAGTTACGCGACCGGCACACCTGGCGGTCCATCGACAGATTAcacaccgccgccgccgaggCCGCCGAGTCAGAGTAGCGCACCCGCCACCCATCAGG CAATACAGCAGGGCAGTTACCAGAACACAGGTTCCTATCAGAACTATACGCAGGAGCAGTACATTCGGCCACAGGGAAACGCGCTGTCTCAGCAAGGGGAGTTCAATCAACCGTACTCGCCCAGATCGCATTATCCCCCTTACGTGCCAGACGTCGACAG GGGATATCCTGGTGGTAACATGCCGCCGAACAACGCCACTGGACAAGACATGTACAACAGATACACCAGCGGTCAGCAAGGTCCAGCTAGTTATCCGACGGCAACGCCTCCGACTGTCGCGCGGACCAACAACTATCCATCGGGGCCGCAAGCGCATCCGGCCACTGTGCAGCAGCAAACGGCGACCAGCCAGCCTTCCTCGCCCTCGCAACCGCCAGCCGCGACGTCGTACTCGTGTCCGCAAGATTACTATCGACAGGAACAA ACCGGATATGGAGCACCCAGTGGAACTCAAATATACGCCGGAGGTGGGGCGGCCAACAAAAACATGCCACCGCCTCCTCCAGGACCCACCCAACCTAGACGTCATCCAGACTTTGCCAAAGACCAACAGTATCCTCAGTATAATCAGCAACGACCTGCGTATCCAG GATGGCCCAATACAACCAATCAGTACAATAGTAATAGTGGAAATAATAGGGTTCAATACCCGAGCCAGCAGACGCAATCGCCGTCGCAGCCACCGCCACAGCCGCAACCACAACAAGGAGCCCAAGTCGTCACGCCTGCCCCAGCTGCACCGGCAGTCGGCGCTATGACTAATAGTCAACAATGGGGCAGCCAACAGCCAACCAGGTCTCCGTCTCAACCATCGCTAAACGCTATAGCGCACGCGCCTCCGCCGTGGGATCATCGCTATACGAATCAACCGTCCCCTTTGTACCCAACACCCGGAAGTCATCAG AATCAACTCGTGAATCCCATGATCAGTCAGCAACCGACGTCAAAGAGAGAAATGACATTCCCTCCTGACAGCGTGGAAGCAATCACGCCTCTTTTGTACAAGCGACGAAAACTGGCGCGCGCCGACGTGGCGCCAGTAGAAGCTTGGCGCATTATGATGGCTTTGCGATCGGGCCAACTTGCCGAAAGTTGCTGGGCCCTCGAcgtattaaacattttgttatacGATGATTCTTCC GTAAGCTATTTCGGCTTAACGCACTTGCCCGGATTACTGGACGTTCTGCTGGAACATTTCTCGCGTTCGCTCTCCGACATGTTTGAGTCGTCTGTGAGCGATGACGATCGCTATTGCCAGGCCGCGGATGGTCCTGAGGTAGATCTCGGCGCGGTGACGCGCCCCATCGATCCTGAAGATCGAATGAAATTGCTGTCGACACCAAATTATACGTATCTCTCGAGGAGAGGTCGCCCCGTGAAGATTGTTCCGCGGGACGACGATCTGTTCGTTCTGGACACCCGAAGACCTTGGGATCATCAGGAGTGCGAGTCAGAGACCGAGCCTTGGCAGGTGGATGCGAACGCGACCAAATACATCGCGACGTGTTTTCAATCCGAAATAGGCTCGGTGCCTTTCGCCCGTTTGCTGAGGGACGAAAAACCGCCGTTGCTGCAGAAGGAAGTCGACAGCACGGACTTGAAGGAGGAAGCCAAAGCAGACAGTGTCAGCGGTGCCAATGAGACGCCGGATTTCACTCACAAGTCAGGCGAGCTCGGCGACAAGCAGTCCGGCAAGGAGGGCGGCGAGCGTAaacaacaacagcaacagttggacaaaaagaaaaagacgaaGACTCTGAGTGACGTGTTATCGAGGATCAAGAAGGAGCCCGTGGAGATGAACGATCTCACGAGAGAACTGTTCGAGAAGAAGAACGATGGCTTCAAGAAGGATTGTGACAGTGAGACGACGAAAGCGAACAATAATATGGACGAGCACTTCGGCAGCGACGTGTCGAAGAACGATGAGGACTCACTGCCGACGCAGAACGGACTGAACGACTCGGCGCCAGCGACGACGAGCAACGTGGACAACAGCACCGCAGACAAGGCCGAGATCAAGACGGAAGCGACGGAAGAGCACGAGCTGGGGACGACGAGGGACGACAAGGAGGGACCAAGATTAAACATAAAAGATCCGGCAGGTACGCTAAAGCGACGGAGGATAAGCGACTACGAGGACGAGAGCTACTCGAGGGATGAAGCGAGTCTCTATCTGGTGACGGAGACGCAGGACAATCTCGCCCGTCGCTGCGTGTGCCTGTCAACGATCTTGAGGAATCTCACCTTTATCCCCGGCAACGAGGCGGAGTTCGCGAAGAACGTCACGTTTCTCAGTCTGCTCGGCaagctgctgctgctgcaccATGAGCACCCGGTGCGGGCGCAAAAGACGCGCAATTACGATCGCGAAGAGGACGCGGACTTCGCGGACTCGTGCAGCAGTCTGCAGGGCGAGAGCGAATGGTGGTGGGACTTTCTGCATCACGTAAGGGAGAACGTTCTCGTGATGGCCGCGAACATATCCGGCCACATGGACCTCAGCCAGCACCCGGAGGAGATTTCGCGGCCCGTGCTCGACGGACTTCTGCACTGGGCCGTGTGCCCGGCAGCGCACGGCCAGGACCCGTTCCCGACCGTCGGGCTGAACTCTTCGCTGTCGCCGCAGAGACTCGCGCTCGAGGCGCTGTGCAAGTTATGCGTGACCGAGTGCAACGTCGACCTGGTGGTGGCGACGCCACCCTACTCCCGATTACAAAGATTATGCTCCGTGCTGACCAGGCTGCTCTGCCGCAGCGAAGAGCAAGTGCTGCGCGAATTCGGCGTGAATCTGCTGCACTTCCTGTCCGCTGCGGACAGCGGCGTGGCGCGCACCATCGCTCTACAGACACCGTGCGTCGCATTGCTCGTCGCGTTCATCGAGCAGGCGGAATCGAGCGCTCTCGGGGTCGCGAATCAGCACGGTCTCGCGGCGCTGCGCGACAATCCCGAGTCGATGGGTACGAGCCTTGATATGCTACGACGCGCGGCTGGTACGCTGCTCAACCTCGCCAGGCATCCGGACAACCGAACGCTCCTCCTGCAGCACGAGTCCCGTCTGCTCGCCTTGGTGATGAGCCAGATCTTAGATCAGCAAGTGGCCGCGATAGTCGCGCGTGTGTTGTTCCAGTGTTCGAGGGGCACGTAA